ATGCAATCGCCTACTTTGCCCGATTTTATGGATAGTACAACTTCGTTGTACGTGGGAGTTAAAGTGTTTAGCAGTGCCACAATTGAAGAACTTGAAGCTGCCGACATGAAACTTAAAGAAACACGCAAAGGAACCGAAATGGAAAGGATAGAACAGTATTTGGCTGCAAACAACATGAATAACATGGTAAACGATTCGGGTTACTATATGCACTTTGTTGAACCGGGCGTAGGTGGTATTGTTAACGACGGCGACCACATTGGAGTTGTTTTAAATATCAAAACAGTTGACGGCAAACAAATATTTACTACTGACGAAAGAGAAGACCCTTATACTCTTAAAGTCGGGACACCTGTTGATACTCGCGGTTTTAATATGGCAATAAAAACCCTTAAAAAAGGCTCCATTGCTAAAATTGTTATTCCTTCGGCGTTGGCTTTCGGCGAAGACGGCTATAGAAATCCTATTACCGGCGATTACCTTATAGAACCGTACACTCCCATTGCTTACGATGTAGAGGTTATTAGTGTTAAAACTAAACTTCAGTTCGAAAAAGAGCTTAAAGAGAAAGAAATTAAAAGACAAAAAGAATTGGAAAAAGCTAGAGCCGAAGAAGTTGCCATGATTAAAACCTATGTAAAAGAAAATTATCCTAAAGCTAAAATGTTACAAAACGGATTGTACTACGCTAAAGTTTCTGACGGTAAAGGTAAAAAACCGCAATCCGGACAAAATGTTAAGGTTCATTACACAGGAAAATTGCTCAATGGTACTGTATTCGATTCTTCAGTTGAACGTGGTGAACCATTTCAATTTACACTTGGCGTAGGACACGTTATTAAAGGTTGGGATTTAGGCGTTGCCAATATGAGCGTTGGCGAAAAAGCTGTTTTAATTATTCCTTCCGAATTAGGTTACGGCGAACGTCAGGTAAGTCCTCAAATTCCGGCAAACTCCACTTTGATTTTCGATGTAGAACTTTTGGAGGTGCTTGATAATTAGTGGTTCGTGGTTCGTGTTGCGTGTTATGAGGCTTTTAGCCATTAGCCATTGGCTTTTAGCTATTTGTTAAGTTTAGCTAACGGCTAACAGCCAACAGCCAACGGCAATTTCAATTA
Above is a window of Lentimicrobiaceae bacterium DNA encoding:
- a CDS encoding FKBP-type peptidyl-prolyl cis-trans isomerase translates to MKKLHLFLLSLLVVTIGISSCSNKDGFKKGPDGIRYKQLVHSKDSAQLNVGDIVTLSLSYWVNINGKDSLLMDSAHLNVVSKLELLEPSYPGDIYQAIGTMSVGDSTIFKINAADFITKTMQSPTLPDFMDSTTSLYVGVKVFSSATIEELEAADMKLKETRKGTEMERIEQYLAANNMNNMVNDSGYYMHFVEPGVGGIVNDGDHIGVVLNIKTVDGKQIFTTDEREDPYTLKVGTPVDTRGFNMAIKTLKKGSIAKIVIPSALAFGEDGYRNPITGDYLIEPYTPIAYDVEVISVKTKLQFEKELKEKEIKRQKELEKARAEEVAMIKTYVKENYPKAKMLQNGLYYAKVSDGKGKKPQSGQNVKVHYTGKLLNGTVFDSSVERGEPFQFTLGVGHVIKGWDLGVANMSVGEKAVLIIPSELGYGERQVSPQIPANSTLIFDVELLEVLDN